The following proteins are encoded in a genomic region of Gottschalkia purinilytica:
- a CDS encoding ABC transporter ATP-binding protein has translation MFKLTKHLKPFTVMIISAIALLFVQAMCDLSLPDYMSDIVNKGIQQGGIVNAVPDAIRKSEMDKLTLLMNENDKNEVEKNYTLIDKSSKDYDKYLKKYPRLEKEPIYVLKNIEETEIDKLDPIIGKAFIAVSSIEQVKAQAKGGEISFNGMKIPANTDLFAMIANTPQQQRSQIIKSINDKITKMDDNMISQTAVGSVKSEYKALGMNTDKIQSNYIFKTGGIMILVSLLSAASTVTVGLLASKTAAGLATNLRKGVFTKVESFSNAEFDKFSTASLITRTTNDITQIQTVIVIMIRLVFYAPIMGVGGIIRALSKSTSMSWIIALAVTVLLGLMLVIFSVAMPKFKIIQKLVDKLNLVTRENLSGMMVIRAFNTQKFEEERFDNANQDLTRTNLFVNRVMTLLMPAMMFIMNGVTLLVVWVGAHQIENASMQVGDMMAFMQYVIQIIFAFLMLSMIFILLPRASVSAQRITEVLDVKPTIIDPKDPEHFDKETKGVVKFENVSFRYPGADEDMLKNVSFEALPGQTTAFIGSTGSGKTTLINLIPRFYDATSGKVSIDGINVKDVSQHDLRDIIGYVPQKGFLFSGTIESNLKYADENATDNDIEKAAEIAQAMEFISQKPEKFETEISQGGSNVSGGQKQRLSIARALVKKPKIYIFDDSFSALDFKTDSALRKALKEQTSSSTVLIVAQRISTIMNAEQIIVLDEGKIVGIGKHDELMKNCQTYQEIALSQLSKEELA, from the coding sequence ATGTTTAAATTAACTAAACACCTAAAGCCATTTACCGTCATGATTATTAGTGCAATAGCATTACTTTTCGTACAGGCAATGTGTGATCTTTCTTTGCCAGACTATATGTCTGACATTGTAAACAAAGGTATACAGCAAGGTGGTATAGTAAACGCTGTGCCTGATGCTATAAGGAAAAGTGAAATGGATAAATTAACATTGCTTATGAATGAGAATGATAAGAATGAGGTTGAGAAGAACTATACTTTAATTGATAAATCAAGTAAAGATTATGATAAGTATTTAAAGAAGTATCCACGTTTAGAAAAAGAGCCTATATATGTACTTAAGAATATTGAAGAAACAGAAATTGATAAACTAGATCCAATTATAGGTAAGGCTTTTATTGCTGTTTCTAGTATTGAACAAGTAAAAGCTCAAGCAAAAGGTGGAGAGATTTCTTTTAATGGAATGAAAATTCCTGCTAATACAGATTTATTTGCAATGATAGCAAATACGCCACAACAGCAACGCTCTCAAATAATTAAATCTATTAATGATAAAATTACTAAAATGGATGACAATATGATTTCTCAAACTGCTGTTGGTTCAGTTAAGTCAGAGTATAAAGCCTTAGGAATGAATACGGACAAGATACAAAGCAACTATATATTTAAAACAGGTGGAATTATGATACTAGTATCTTTACTTAGTGCAGCTAGTACTGTTACAGTAGGACTTTTAGCATCTAAAACCGCTGCAGGATTAGCAACAAATTTACGTAAAGGGGTATTTACGAAAGTTGAAAGTTTTTCTAATGCAGAATTCGATAAATTTTCTACTGCTTCACTTATAACTAGAACTACAAATGATATTACACAAATTCAAACAGTTATTGTTATTATGATAAGATTAGTGTTTTATGCACCTATTATGGGTGTTGGTGGAATAATAAGAGCTCTTAGTAAGAGTACATCTATGTCCTGGATTATAGCACTTGCTGTTACAGTTCTTCTAGGATTAATGTTAGTAATATTTTCAGTTGCTATGCCGAAGTTTAAGATTATTCAAAAACTTGTTGATAAACTTAACTTAGTTACTCGTGAAAATCTTTCAGGTATGATGGTAATAAGAGCTTTTAATACGCAGAAGTTTGAAGAAGAAAGATTTGATAATGCAAATCAAGATCTTACAAGAACGAATCTTTTTGTAAACCGTGTTATGACTCTTTTAATGCCTGCTATGATGTTTATAATGAATGGAGTTACATTACTAGTAGTTTGGGTAGGTGCACATCAAATTGAAAATGCAAGTATGCAGGTAGGGGATATGATGGCATTTATGCAATATGTTATACAAATTATTTTTGCATTCTTAATGTTATCTATGATTTTCATTTTACTACCAAGAGCTTCTGTATCTGCACAGAGAATTACTGAGGTTCTAGATGTAAAACCTACAATTATAGATCCAAAAGATCCTGAACACTTTGATAAAGAAACTAAAGGTGTTGTGAAATTTGAAAACGTATCATTCAGATATCCTGGAGCTGATGAAGATATGCTTAAAAATGTAAGTTTTGAAGCATTACCAGGACAGACGACAGCATTCATAGGATCCACTGGATCAGGTAAAACAACTCTTATTAACTTAATTCCACGTTTCTATGATGCAACGAGTGGGAAAGTTTCTATTGATGGAATAAATGTAAAAGATGTTTCACAACATGATCTAAGAGATATAATTGGTTACGTACCTCAAAAAGGATTTTTATTTAGTGGGACTATTGAATCTAACTTGAAATATGCTGATGAAAATGCAACAGATAATGATATAGAAAAAGCAGCAGAAATTGCTCAGGCTATGGAATTTATTAGCCAAAAACCAGAAAAGTTTGAGACTGAAATTTCACAAGGAGGATCAAATGTATCTGGAGGACAGAAACAAAGATTGTCAATTGCTCGTGCTCTTGTAAAGAAACCTAAAATATATATATTTGATGATAGTTTTTCTGCTCTTGACTTTAAGACAGATTCAGCACTTAGAAAAGCATTAAAAGAACAAACAAGTTCAAGTACAGTTCTTATAGTTGCACAACGTATCTCAACTATTATGAATGCCGAGCAGATAATAGTTCTTGATGAAGGTAAGATAGTTGGAATAGGTAAACATGATGAACTTATGAAAAATTGCCAAACTTATCAAGAAATTGCATTGTCACAGCTATCGAAGGAGGAATTAGCATGA